One segment of Nostoc flagelliforme CCNUN1 DNA contains the following:
- a CDS encoding P-loop NTPase family protein — protein MKKILIIGSGGVGKSTLARELGTILGLEVIHLDTWYWNPGWVETPKAEWQSIVQDLTLPESWIMDGNYSGTLDLRLSVADTVIFLDFTRILCLARVIKRRFMYAGQSRPDMASDCPERLNWEFLKYV, from the coding sequence GTGAAGAAAATCTTAATTATTGGTTCTGGGGGTGTTGGTAAATCTACCCTAGCCCGCGAACTGGGAACCATCTTAGGCTTAGAAGTGATTCACTTGGATACTTGGTATTGGAATCCTGGCTGGGTTGAGACTCCAAAAGCTGAATGGCAGAGCATAGTCCAAGACCTAACCCTACCAGAGTCTTGGATTATGGATGGTAACTATAGCGGTACTCTCGACCTTCGTTTGTCGGTTGCAGATACGGTAATTTTTTTGGATTTTACCCGGATTTTGTGTTTGGCGCGAGTTATTAAACGTCGCTTCATGTATGCTGGACAATCCAGACCTGATATGGCATCAGATTGTCCTGAAAGATTAAATTGGGAATTCCTCAAATATGTATGA
- a CDS encoding helix-turn-helix domain-containing protein: MCVYLWLINFSAPIHDVAFLLGFSEPSAFHRAFKRWTGKTPQAYRG, encoded by the coding sequence ATGTGTGTTTATCTGTGGTTAATTAATTTTTCTGCACCAATACATGATGTGGCTTTTTTGCTAGGCTTTTCTGAACCGAGTGCATTCCACCGCGCCTTCAAGCGATGGACAGGAAAAACCCCACAAGCCTACAGGGGATAA
- a CDS encoding DUF1823 family protein: MSNLPSLNTETIWAILEEKLDDATVNQLLWHYLGYRYDSSTAQWDTSLVAPEWQDDYPQPPNFIESRPATVKLTRSIPVENKQLLKEKLGFKGYKIGEFGPRQTRRATAAGWLLNYLQQTNGKIE; the protein is encoded by the coding sequence ATGTCTAATCTGCCATCACTCAATACAGAAACAATTTGGGCAATTCTTGAGGAAAAACTTGATGATGCCACAGTCAACCAGTTGCTATGGCATTATTTAGGCTATCGCTATGATTCCTCAACTGCACAATGGGACACTAGCCTAGTTGCACCAGAATGGCAAGATGATTACCCCCAACCACCAAATTTTATTGAATCTCGCCCCGCAACAGTCAAGTTGACTCGTTCAATTCCTGTTGAAAATAAACAACTTCTCAAAGAAAAACTGGGTTTCAAAGGTTACAAAATTGGGGAATTTGGGCCTCGGCAAACTCGCAGGGCGACAGCAGCAGGTTGGTTGTTAAATTATCTGCAACAAACTAACGGCAAAATTGAGTAA
- the fraC gene encoding filament integrity protein FraC — protein sequence MPENWMLPRIFPIGGILFDFLFVLIAIPIEAYVLHNRLKFDKKTSIFYAISMNLFSSVIGWFIFFVVEPMLPIQLKSELINYMFFNNFKSANTQSLLILTACIIFFATFIMKFFILRVLLLSLSEPVAKKQEEPQTSQRRRWRSFSTAKLQNTNLVITTLIANSLSYTAITIILIFRSK from the coding sequence ATGCCTGAAAATTGGATGCTTCCCAGGATTTTTCCTATTGGTGGAATTCTGTTTGACTTTTTATTTGTACTGATTGCCATACCGATTGAAGCGTATGTTTTGCACAATCGACTAAAATTTGACAAAAAAACTAGCATTTTTTATGCTATTTCTATGAATCTGTTTTCTAGTGTAATTGGTTGGTTCATATTTTTTGTAGTAGAACCAATGTTGCCGATACAACTGAAATCAGAATTAATTAACTATATGTTTTTTAATAATTTTAAATCAGCAAATACACAAAGTTTATTAATTTTAACTGCTTGTATAATTTTCTTTGCTACTTTTATCATGAAGTTTTTCATTTTAAGAGTATTACTACTATCATTGAGTGAACCAGTTGCTAAAAAACAAGAGGAGCCTCAAACATCTCAAAGGCGGCGATGGCGTAGTTTTAGCACTGCTAAATTACAAAATACCAATTTAGTTATTACTACATTAATAGCGAATTCTCTGAGTTATACTGCTATAACCATTATTTTAATCTTTCGTTCAAAGTAG
- a CDS encoding cob(I)yrinic acid a,c-diamide adenosyltransferase has product MTRNGIGIRTAQVRQERLVGQIHVYDGVGKGKSQAALGVVLRSIGLGINTPSNSNRVLLLRFLKGPERDYDEDGAIAALQRGFPHLIDQVRTGRAEFFGHDEITTFDRDEAMRGWDVAKGAIASGLYSVVVLDEINPVLDLGLLAVDEVVRTLKSKPQELEIIATGRAAPQQLLDIADLHSEMKPLHHPTAKALFLEGIEIYTGAGKGKSTSALGKALQAIGRGINHPGSTRVLIMQWLKGGTGYTEDAAIAALQQSYPEVVDHQRCGGDAIVWRNSRQELDYVEAERGWEIAKVAIASGLYKTIILDELNPTVDLELLPVEPIVQALLRKPRDTEIIITGRCQNPPAYFDLASIHSEVYCHKHYANQGVELKRGVDF; this is encoded by the coding sequence ATGACAAGGAACGGTATTGGTATTCGCACGGCGCAAGTGCGACAGGAACGGCTCGTTGGTCAAATTCACGTCTACGATGGCGTGGGTAAAGGTAAATCCCAAGCGGCTTTGGGGGTGGTTTTGCGCTCTATTGGCTTGGGGATAAATACGCCTAGCAATTCTAACCGCGTTTTACTACTGCGGTTTTTAAAAGGGCCTGAACGTGATTATGACGAAGATGGTGCAATCGCAGCTTTGCAACGCGGGTTTCCTCATTTAATTGACCAGGTTCGCACTGGGAGAGCCGAATTTTTTGGGCATGACGAAATTACCACTTTTGACCGAGATGAAGCGATGCGGGGTTGGGATGTAGCCAAAGGCGCGATCGCTAGTGGTTTATATTCAGTTGTCGTCTTGGATGAAATTAACCCAGTTCTGGATTTGGGTTTGCTAGCAGTAGATGAAGTAGTGCGGACATTAAAATCCAAACCCCAAGAGTTGGAAATCATTGCTACCGGACGCGCCGCACCGCAACAGTTGCTCGATATTGCAGATTTGCACTCAGAAATGAAACCCCTACACCACCCAACAGCCAAAGCCCTCTTTCTTGAAGGGATTGAAATTTATACTGGTGCTGGTAAAGGCAAGTCTACTAGTGCTTTGGGCAAAGCCTTACAAGCAATTGGTAGGGGAATCAATCATCCTGGGTCTACGCGTGTGCTGATTATGCAGTGGCTTAAAGGTGGTACTGGCTACACAGAGGACGCTGCGATCGCAGCCTTACAGCAGTCATATCCAGAAGTGGTGGATCATCAGCGCTGTGGTGGAGATGCGATCGTCTGGCGAAATTCCCGGCAAGAATTAGACTATGTAGAAGCCGAACGGGGTTGGGAAATCGCTAAAGTTGCGATCGCCTCTGGGTTGTATAAAACTATTATTCTTGATGAACTCAATCCCACCGTTGATTTAGAATTACTCCCCGTTGAACCGATTGTGCAAGCGTTACTCCGCAAACCCCGCGATACCGAAATCATTATTACTGGTCGCTGCCAAAATCCACCCGCGTACTTCGACTTGGCTAGCATCCACTCAGAAGTTTATTGCCACAAACACTATGCTAATCAAGGTGTAGAACTTAAACGAGGGGTAGATTTTTAA
- a CDS encoding pentapeptide repeat-containing protein translates to MKNYAAQQEFILSQITNKYYQRRDYSGCDLRGIDLKGIDLSGVNFIGADLRDANLCGCILTRANLSGANLMQANLREANLYEASLCEANLINADLTRANLCGTFLWRAKFTGSNLWSASLCDVDLREADLSEAKLIEASLIEANLVRANLTGAKLCGAKLLEANLTEANLTGADLTWANLTKANLNKANLWETNLIYAKLRDTIMPDGTIKQPQIMIY, encoded by the coding sequence ATGAAAAATTATGCTGCTCAACAGGAATTTATATTAAGCCAAATCACAAATAAATATTATCAGCGCCGAGATTACAGTGGATGTGACTTGCGTGGAATCGACCTGAAAGGAATTGATTTAAGTGGTGTTAACTTCATAGGAGCGGATTTGCGTGATGCAAATTTGTGTGGCTGTATCCTCACTCGTGCTAATTTAAGTGGCGCAAATCTGATGCAAGCTAACCTACGTGAAGCTAATTTGTATGAAGCATCTTTGTGCGAAGCTAATTTGATTAATGCTGATTTAACACGAGCAAATTTGTGCGGAACTTTCTTATGGCGGGCAAAATTCACAGGTAGTAATCTTTGGAGTGCTTCTTTATGTGATGTGGATTTGAGAGAAGCAGACTTAAGTGAAGCCAAATTAATTGAAGCATCACTGATTGAAGCTAATTTAGTTAGAGCAAATCTTACAGGAGCAAAGCTATGTGGAGCAAAATTACTAGAAGCTAATTTAACTGAGGCCAACTTAACTGGTGCAGACCTGACATGGGCAAATTTAACCAAGGCAAACTTGAATAAGGCAAACCTTTGGGAGACAAACCTGATTTATGCCAAGCTCCGGGATACTATCATGCCTGATGGCACAATTAAGCAACCTCAGATAATGATTTATTAG
- a CDS encoding type II toxin-antitoxin system RelE/ParE family toxin, which translates to MEITFADRKLQKLCEQRDLAQKKFGANCAKKLTARLADLAAVSCVKELCAGRPHPLKGDRAGEFAVDLEGGKRLVFKPDNDPIPLTEDGSIDWSKVTAVCIVFIGDYHD; encoded by the coding sequence ATGGAAATCACCTTCGCTGACCGCAAACTGCAAAAGCTATGCGAACAACGAGACTTAGCGCAAAAAAAATTCGGTGCAAACTGTGCCAAGAAATTGACAGCCCGATTGGCTGACCTTGCAGCTGTTAGCTGTGTCAAGGAATTATGTGCAGGTCGCCCCCATCCCTTAAAAGGAGATCGTGCAGGTGAGTTTGCAGTAGACCTAGAAGGTGGTAAACGACTTGTATTTAAGCCAGATAACGACCCCATCCCCCTTACCGAGGATGGAAGCATTGATTGGTCAAAAGTTACTGCTGTTTGTATTGTTTTTATTGGAGATTACCATGATTGA
- a CDS encoding response regulator gives MKADAQESQSLVLIVDDEPFIRLILRHFLEREGYQIAEAQNGIEAIKVFKQLHPDIVLLDALMPDMDGFECCTQLELLDRNKHTPILMITGLNDEESVDRAFEVGAMDYITKPVHWRVLRQRVKRLIEQSQLQQKLEAVNVELQLLATIDGLTQVANRRRFEEYFKQEWQRMKRDKCPLSLILCDVDFFKLYNDTYGHRVGDRCLQEIAKVLKDIIKRPGDLVARYGGEEFAVILPNTDTEGATHVANNICHAVRTLAIPHKNSQVSPHVTISAGFTTEIPEPDSDLEEMIYAADRALYQAKAAGRDRFVQNILLPRSINSR, from the coding sequence ATGAAAGCCGATGCTCAAGAAAGCCAATCTTTAGTTCTAATTGTTGATGATGAACCTTTTATCCGCCTGATACTGCGGCATTTCTTAGAGCGGGAAGGCTATCAAATAGCGGAAGCCCAAAATGGCATAGAGGCAATAAAAGTTTTTAAGCAATTGCATCCTGATATAGTACTTCTTGATGCCCTAATGCCAGATATGGATGGGTTTGAGTGTTGCACTCAGTTGGAGCTTCTTGATCGTAATAAGCACACTCCAATTTTAATGATTACAGGACTTAATGATGAAGAGTCAGTTGACCGTGCATTTGAAGTGGGGGCAATGGACTATATTACCAAACCAGTCCACTGGCGAGTTTTACGACAACGGGTAAAACGCTTGATTGAGCAATCTCAGTTACAGCAAAAACTGGAAGCCGTTAATGTGGAATTGCAGCTATTAGCTACTATCGATGGATTAACTCAAGTAGCTAACCGCCGACGGTTTGAAGAGTATTTTAAGCAAGAATGGCAGCGCATGAAGCGGGATAAATGCCCCCTTTCCCTGATTCTCTGCGATGTTGATTTCTTCAAATTATATAATGATACTTATGGTCATCGGGTAGGCGATCGCTGTCTTCAAGAAATTGCTAAAGTGCTCAAAGATATTATTAAGCGTCCCGGAGATTTAGTTGCCCGTTATGGTGGGGAAGAATTTGCTGTGATTTTACCTAACACAGATACTGAGGGTGCGACTCACGTTGCCAACAACATTTGTCATGCTGTGCGAACACTAGCAATTCCTCATAAAAATTCCCAAGTTAGTCCTCATGTAACCATTAGTGCTGGGTTTACGACAGAAATTCCTGAGCCAGATTCTGACTTAGAAGAAATGATTTATGCCGCAGATCGGGCGTTGTATCAAGCAAAGGCAGCAGGGCGCGATCGCTTTGTGCAAAATATTCTACTACCCAGAAGTATAAATTCTCGCTAG
- a CDS encoding acylphosphatase: protein MQNSTTLPKIIRAHVFISGRVQGVGYRYSTVDTASQLGLTGWVRNLPDNRVEAVFEGARDVVDDMVRWCHSGPPAAVVKDVAVEYEEPEGLRGFEVKRVD from the coding sequence ATGCAGAATTCCACAACACTGCCAAAGATCATCCGCGCCCATGTATTCATTTCTGGCCGAGTCCAAGGAGTGGGCTATCGCTATTCCACTGTGGATACAGCTAGCCAGTTGGGATTAACTGGTTGGGTGCGGAATCTCCCCGATAATCGAGTAGAAGCAGTCTTTGAAGGGGCGCGAGATGTTGTAGATGACATGGTTCGCTGGTGTCACTCTGGCCCACCTGCGGCTGTAGTTAAAGATGTTGCGGTTGAGTATGAAGAACCGGAAGGGTTGCGGGGATTTGAAGTTAAGCGGGTTGACTAA
- the gatB gene encoding Asp-tRNA(Asn)/Glu-tRNA(Gln) amidotransferase subunit GatB: protein MTIATTVKTEYEAIIGLETHCQLSTNTKIFSNSSTAFGADPNTNIDPVCMGLPGVLPVLNEKVLEYAVKAGLALNCQIARYSKFDRKQYFYPDLPKNYQISQYDLPIAEHGWLEIELVDAEGNPIRKRIGITRLHMEEDAGKLVHAGSDRLSGSSYSLVDYNRAGVPLVEIVSEPDLRSGLEAAEYAEELRRIVRYLGVSDGNMQEGSLRCDVNISVRPVGREEFGTKVEIKNMNSFSAIQRAIDYEIERQIAAIEAGDRIIQETRLWEEGAQRTSSMRVKEGSSDYRYFPEPDLAPIEVTDAQLEKWRSELPELPAQKRHHYESELGLSAYDTRVLTEDRSIAEYFETAIASGANPKAAANWITQDIAAHLNKQKLTITEIGLTPTNLADIITRIETGKISNAQAKEKLPDLLTGISPEKAFAGQELITDPSVLEPIVDEVIAANPKELEKYRNGNTNLKGFFVGQVLKKTGKRADPKLTNELVEKKLNA from the coding sequence ATGACCATTGCTACGACTGTAAAAACTGAGTATGAAGCGATTATTGGCCTAGAAACCCATTGTCAGCTGAGTACCAACACCAAGATTTTCTCTAATAGCTCTACAGCATTTGGTGCTGACCCAAATACTAACATTGACCCGGTTTGTATGGGTTTACCTGGGGTCTTACCTGTACTCAATGAAAAAGTATTAGAATACGCCGTCAAGGCTGGTTTGGCACTGAATTGTCAAATCGCTAGATATAGCAAATTTGACCGGAAACAGTATTTTTATCCTGACTTACCCAAAAATTACCAAATTTCTCAATATGATTTACCGATCGCAGAACATGGTTGGTTAGAAATTGAGTTGGTAGATGCTGAGGGGAATCCTATTCGTAAACGCATTGGTATCACACGTCTGCACATGGAAGAAGATGCTGGAAAATTGGTACACGCAGGTAGCGATCGCCTCTCCGGTTCTTCCTATTCTTTGGTAGACTACAATCGCGCTGGCGTACCGTTAGTAGAAATTGTCTCGGAACCTGATCTGCGTTCTGGATTAGAAGCTGCTGAATATGCCGAAGAGTTGCGCCGGATTGTCCGGTATCTCGGCGTGAGTGACGGTAATATGCAAGAAGGATCTCTGCGCTGCGATGTCAACATTTCTGTACGTCCAGTGGGACGAGAGGAATTTGGCACCAAGGTAGAAATTAAAAACATGAACTCGTTCAGCGCCATCCAACGGGCGATTGACTACGAAATTGAGCGTCAAATCGCCGCCATCGAAGCAGGCGATCGCATTATCCAAGAAACTCGGCTGTGGGAAGAAGGCGCTCAACGCACAAGTAGTATGCGAGTGAAGGAAGGTTCTAGCGATTACCGTTACTTCCCCGAACCAGATTTAGCACCAATTGAGGTGACAGATGCCCAATTAGAGAAATGGCGCAGCGAACTACCAGAATTACCAGCCCAAAAACGCCATCATTATGAAAGTGAGTTGGGGCTTTCGGCTTACGATACGCGAGTGCTGACAGAAGATCGTTCAATAGCGGAATATTTTGAAACTGCGATCGCATCTGGAGCAAACCCCAAAGCTGCTGCAAACTGGATTACTCAAGATATCGCCGCCCATCTCAATAAGCAAAAACTCACTATTACTGAAATCGGCCTAACTCCTACCAATCTAGCTGATATCATCACTCGCATTGAAACGGGCAAAATTAGCAATGCTCAAGCTAAAGAAAAGTTGCCAGATTTGCTCACTGGTATTTCTCCTGAAAAAGCCTTTGCAGGTCAAGAGTTAATCACCGATCCTAGTGTACTAGAACCCATCGTTGATGAAGTTATAGCTGCCAATCCCAAAGAACTAGAAAAGTATCGCAACGGTAACACCAACCTCAAAGGCTTCTTTGTCGGACAAGTTCTGAAAAAGACAGGTAAACGTGCCGATCCTAAGCTGACTAACGAATTGGTGGAGAAAAAACTGAACGCCTAG
- the fraD gene encoding septal junction protein FraD, with translation MNTLLKDVFGAFKFAEGLYAGIRRVLVPPKAYSWQTFIYLSVFSWVVSYFAIGYIKDIIAFFGWLFLIAGTAWYTTEDPLRVPGTFMPVGAVITGFLVSVFAFGNQQDVITPRTIVFWPTISALITAIPEFIEGNDTDAKARIPKPEDRQRIIILVASSMLLSCWIQFHFVMNNWFQEYPSLQADTFRTSTVVVRTEERLKIPRNGAIILEELQPIVVEEIAERPWSEVEKWLIPKKDVEPRVVTLGREVIQKNLGKYEEKELWRVEPRVANAKSGYILDLLSIWMGPSSNPRGYYLKKSCRIEPVAATTNSDNKITIAEIECDRGSKLFAGSPPPQPGESKEKTNSQ, from the coding sequence ATGAATACGCTACTTAAGGATGTATTTGGGGCTTTTAAATTTGCTGAAGGGCTTTATGCAGGAATTAGAAGGGTATTAGTTCCACCCAAAGCTTATTCTTGGCAAACATTTATTTATTTGAGTGTTTTTTCTTGGGTAGTTTCATATTTTGCTATAGGTTATATCAAAGATATAATTGCCTTTTTCGGTTGGTTATTTTTAATTGCTGGCACCGCTTGGTATACAACTGAAGACCCTTTGAGGGTTCCTGGTACTTTTATGCCAGTTGGGGCAGTGATCACTGGATTCTTAGTGAGTGTTTTTGCATTTGGAAATCAACAGGATGTCATTACACCAAGAACAATCGTTTTTTGGCCGACAATTTCAGCGCTAATTACCGCTATACCAGAATTTATTGAAGGAAATGATACCGATGCAAAAGCTCGAATTCCTAAACCAGAAGACCGCCAAAGAATCATAATTTTAGTCGCTAGTAGTATGCTGCTAAGTTGCTGGATTCAGTTTCACTTTGTAATGAATAATTGGTTCCAAGAATATCCTAGTTTGCAGGCAGATACTTTTAGAACTAGTACCGTTGTTGTCAGAACAGAAGAACGACTAAAAATTCCCCGAAACGGCGCTATAATTCTAGAGGAACTTCAACCAATAGTAGTAGAAGAAATAGCTGAAAGACCTTGGTCGGAAGTAGAGAAATGGTTGATACCAAAAAAAGATGTGGAACCACGGGTAGTAACTTTGGGTAGGGAAGTAATTCAAAAGAACTTGGGTAAATATGAAGAAAAGGAACTATGGCGCGTTGAACCGCGTGTAGCTAATGCTAAGTCTGGATATATATTAGATTTATTAAGTATTTGGATGGGGCCGAGTTCTAACCCACGGGGCTATTACTTGAAAAAATCTTGTCGCATTGAACCAGTTGCAGCAACTACCAACTCAGACAATAAGATTACAATTGCAGAAATTGAATGCGATCGCGGCAGTAAACTTTTTGCTGGATCACCACCTCCGCAGCCAGGGGAGAGTAAGGAAAAAACTAATTCCCAATGA
- a CDS encoding ABC transporter permease, translated as MTINRIFVLAKNVFQEVVRDRILYIIGFYALILAAAFRILPEFAATTEDKMFLDFGMAAMNAIGLIVTIFIGTGLLNKEIEKRTILVLIAKPVSRSEIIVGKYLGLSAVLAVLVATMTAIYLVFLQFGNILHPTTSILIAAIFLFLQLSLITSVAITFGVFTASLLATVLTFAVYLIGNITQDLVQLGRLSRNPGMERLTQGLFLILPDLSRLNLKNDAVYGLQALPDTTALITNAGYGLLYSAMLLAIAIFIFSQREF; from the coding sequence ATGACTATTAACAGAATTTTTGTATTGGCAAAGAATGTGTTTCAGGAAGTGGTACGCGATCGCATCCTATATATTATTGGTTTTTATGCGCTAATCCTGGCTGCTGCCTTCCGCATCCTTCCTGAATTTGCAGCTACGACTGAAGACAAAATGTTTTTAGATTTTGGGATGGCGGCGATGAATGCCATCGGGTTAATTGTGACGATATTTATTGGTACGGGACTGCTTAATAAAGAAATTGAAAAACGCACTATTTTGGTGTTAATTGCTAAACCTGTTAGCCGCAGCGAAATTATCGTCGGCAAATACTTAGGTTTATCCGCAGTATTAGCTGTGCTTGTCGCCACAATGACAGCAATTTATCTGGTATTTCTGCAATTTGGTAACATTCTTCATCCAACGACGAGCATTCTAATTGCTGCAATTTTCTTATTTTTGCAGTTGTCATTAATCACCTCTGTGGCTATTACCTTTGGTGTTTTCACCGCTTCTTTACTGGCGACTGTTTTAACCTTTGCAGTATATTTAATCGGCAATATTACTCAAGATTTAGTGCAACTTGGTCGTCTGAGCCGCAACCCTGGTATGGAACGTCTAACTCAAGGTTTGTTTCTCATCTTGCCAGATTTATCTCGATTAAATTTAAAAAACGATGCAGTTTATGGTCTGCAAGCACTACCTGACACAACTGCACTGATTACAAATGCTGGCTATGGCTTACTTTATAGTGCCATGTTGCTAGCGATCGCTATTTTTATCTTCTCACAACGTGAGTTTTAG
- a CDS encoding helix-turn-helix domain-containing protein, with protein MIETTRTFTPDWVSPPGDTIADILEERDWTQVQLADRLGYTTKHISLLINGKAPINEETALKLERVLGSTTAFWLNREAQYRAGLARIEEENRLKGWTSWLDQLPVKDLMNQGVIPKCRLIAKNKPDLVKKLLQFFGVASPEDWQNYYAGMEVAFRRTREEQSDVGAISTWLRLGEIKAEQLDSPKYSKPKFEKAVRQIRTLTMLPPEEFEPQMQKLCWEAGVVLVLVPSIKKAHVSGVARWLNPHKALIQLSLYGKTNNRFWFNFFHEAAHILLHDKENIFLDEWNSGESLKSEQERQADQWSREFLIPPEYEGELVKLKSETDVIDFAERISIHPGIVVGRLQHDYLIDWSWMNNLKVSLHFQSIE; from the coding sequence ATGATTGAGACAACCCGTACCTTTACTCCAGATTGGGTATCTCCTCCCGGTGATACAATCGCTGATATCTTAGAAGAGCGTGATTGGACACAAGTACAGTTAGCAGACCGATTAGGCTACACTACCAAACATATCAGTCTACTGATCAACGGCAAAGCACCCATCAATGAAGAAACAGCGCTGAAGCTAGAACGAGTTTTAGGGAGTACAACAGCATTTTGGCTTAATCGTGAAGCCCAATATCGCGCTGGTTTAGCAAGGATAGAAGAAGAAAACCGTTTAAAGGGGTGGACATCTTGGTTAGATCAGTTACCAGTCAAAGACTTGATGAACCAAGGTGTAATTCCTAAGTGCCGTTTAATTGCCAAGAATAAGCCTGATTTGGTAAAAAAGTTACTGCAATTTTTCGGTGTTGCCTCGCCGGAAGATTGGCAGAATTATTATGCAGGTATGGAAGTTGCTTTTCGTCGTACACGCGAAGAGCAAAGTGATGTTGGTGCTATTTCCACTTGGTTGCGCTTGGGGGAAATAAAAGCAGAACAACTAGACTCTCCCAAGTACAGTAAACCAAAATTTGAAAAGGCGGTGCGGCAAATTCGCACTTTGACGATGTTACCGCCAGAAGAGTTTGAACCACAGATGCAGAAGTTGTGCTGGGAAGCAGGGGTTGTGCTTGTTTTAGTACCATCAATAAAGAAAGCACACGTCAGTGGTGTCGCACGGTGGTTAAACCCGCATAAGGCACTGATTCAACTTTCGCTTTATGGTAAAACCAATAACCGCTTCTGGTTTAATTTTTTCCATGAAGCAGCACATATTTTGCTACATGATAAAGAAAATATTTTCCTTGATGAATGGAATAGTGGGGAAAGTTTGAAATCGGAGCAGGAACGCCAAGCAGATCAATGGTCGCGGGAATTTTTGATCCCACCTGAGTATGAGGGGGAATTAGTGAAGCTTAAATCTGAAACTGATGTGATTGATTTTGCGGAACGTATCAGTATTCATCCTGGTATTGTTGTAGGTCGGCTGCAACACGATTATCTAATTGATTGGTCTTGGATGAATAATTTAAAGGTGAGTTTGCATTTTCAAAGCATAGAATAA